The following are encoded together in the Capsulimonas corticalis genome:
- the cas6 gene encoding CRISPR system precrRNA processing endoribonuclease RAMP protein Cas6 produces the protein MPVRMRFTLIGDPASSPFEHARGIHALVLGWIASADQESAKELHDANQLKPLTIGPLIQLGAGGKHIFDVCLLSEWLEPLIRTGARNTDRVILGRSQYHLSTSVQAVSRISWEDLLDRAEPVSCWRIRLHTPTAHHAVGTIRKSIIVPSPEYYFGSWIARWNMCAPFSFDPNLRDLIAERVAVSDCCGHTERITYGRRQVAIGFVGTVAFELLQPQSVPPPARAALDALVRYASFCGTGVGSLRGMGQTAVADTIT, from the coding sequence ATGCCTGTTCGAATGAGATTTACGCTGATCGGCGACCCTGCGTCGTCACCGTTCGAGCATGCGCGTGGCATTCATGCCCTCGTTCTGGGATGGATTGCTTCCGCTGATCAGGAATCGGCGAAAGAGCTTCATGACGCAAATCAGCTGAAACCACTGACGATCGGCCCGCTGATACAATTAGGCGCCGGCGGCAAACATATTTTCGATGTGTGTCTGCTCTCCGAGTGGCTGGAGCCTCTGATCCGGACCGGAGCGCGCAATACCGACCGTGTCATTCTAGGGCGCAGTCAATACCACTTGTCCACCTCCGTGCAAGCGGTAAGCCGGATTTCCTGGGAAGACTTGCTGGACCGCGCTGAGCCGGTGTCATGCTGGCGAATTCGTTTGCATACGCCGACGGCGCATCATGCAGTGGGAACAATCCGTAAATCGATTATTGTGCCCAGCCCCGAATATTATTTTGGCAGCTGGATAGCGCGCTGGAATATGTGCGCGCCATTCTCATTTGATCCCAATTTGCGCGACCTTATTGCTGAGCGAGTTGCTGTCTCGGATTGCTGCGGCCATACAGAGCGCATAACCTATGGCAGACGGCAAGTGGCTATCGGCTTTGTGGGAACAGTCGCTTTCGAATTGCTCCAGCCACAATCTGTGCCGCCGCCGGCTCGTGCGGCCCTTGATGCGCTGGTGCGCTACGCATCGTTCTGCGGCACCGGGGTGGGATCCCTGCGTGGGATGGGGCAAACAGCAGTTGCAGACACCATAACCTAA